GCATAAGTCAAAAGAAAGTCCGTGCGGTATTTTGGGATATAAACCTTGTACTCCGCTGAAATATACTTCCCGATATCAAACTGCGGAATTATTTTTACATAATCCCTGTGCTCCTTTACGAATTTGGTATCCAAGAGAAGCGCATATAATTTCTTTTCCATTGGCGAGCCGAACACAGATTCATCTTCCACAAAGAAGTCATTTTTCTTATTGGATTCCAGGACTGCGTAATAATGTTTAAGTGCCGCTCCGAGGCGGGTATTGCTGAATTGTTCAATAGGCTGGCTACAAACAAATACCATGGTATCTTTAGCACGGCTAAACCCGACATTAAGCCGTTGCATCTTAAGGCTTCGAATATTATCCGCCGTCCCATCAATAACCGGGTAGATACTGGCCAGATTCGCGTTCTTCAAATTCTTGTCTTCCACAAAAGAATAATACACGATATCGCGCTCTTCACCTTGCACATCCCCTACAAACCAAATAACAAGCTTATGATCGCGCCGGAGAGCCGCCATATTGAATTTTTCATTGATCAACTGTTCCATCCGCGCCTGCTGTTCCTTAAATGACGTGATTATGCCAATAGTTCCCTTGAACCCGGCATCTAACCGGCTTTTTATATCATTACAAATAGCCTCAATCTCATCGAGATTGGTATTAGGCCCGGCGAGCCCCTGCGTGGAAACAGTGACAAACTGCAATACCTCCCCAATGGGCTTGGTGCGGATCCGATTGACAACCAACTCCATCTGCGCTTCTTTATAAAAGAAATCGTTTGAGTAACCGATTATTTCTGGAAAACTACGAAAATGTTCTTTAAGCGAGGTAGTATAATTTGCAATTGCCTTTGCAAACGTCAGAGTGGATGTGCGAATATTAAAAGTCTTGAGCCAAAGAACTGTCCCATCCTGAGGCTTAAGCAGAGTATCGCTTTCCTGCTCATCGGCAGAAACTTCCTTGGATACTTCGTCAACAAGCTCTTTCTTGGCCGCCTCAGATACGGTCGTATTATAATCGTCCGCGTAAGCGGTAATAATTTCGCTGAAATAGCTGGCAGAATACCGCGAGCTGACATTGGTCGCGCTTACCGCACCGTATTGGTATTCGTCGCCGAATATCACGACTTGCTTAGCGCGTAAAATAAGCGATATCGAATCAGCGATAGAAACCTGCGAGGCCTCATCAATAATCAACACATCAATTAACCCTTCTTCCATAGGAAAATGCTTTGATATGGTGCTCGGCTCAGCGATGATACAGGAAATGCTGTTTAAAAGGACTTTTGCTTCATCTATCGTGAATCTTTTTCCGCCTTCATATGAAACTTTGATTCTGGCCATTTCGCCAAGATGGTTATTAAAATTCTTTAAACGAATATCGTTTTGATACTCAATATCTTTTTGTTTGAGTTTATAATAATCCTGCACGTCCTGCAAATTGATAGCCGACGCGCGGGCATTTTCTGAAAGATAATAATGCAGTTGAATCCACCGCCATGCCTTTCTTATCTTATCGTCATGCCCTTCCAGTTTTTTAAGTGTTTCAAGGTTGCCTTCGGATATTTCAAAGTGCCGGAGTATCACGCCATAGTAATTGAATAATGCCTGCAAGGCTTCATATACCTCGGCATTTACCAGATCGTTAGTCTCTTTGTATTTTCTGAACACTTCATAAACATCGCTGATCCCTTTATCACTGTTCCCGGGCAACGCCCTATACGAGGCTAATAATGTTTGATATTTACGCATTGAAACCGCAAAACGAATCTTATCTACCCCCAATGCAAGATCGACAATTGTTATATTATCCTTTTCGATATTAAGAATCCTTGAGGCCTCCTTTAAAACACTGGCAAACTTCAAGCTGGCAAGTTGTATCAACAGCGATTTAAGCTCTTCTTCTTTTGGCGCATTGCCCAATATCTTCTGGAATAGACCAACGCTCGTATGCTTTGTGGTTATTTCCGATATCTTGATGTTTTGCTTAAAATATTTCTTTAGGCCATCTAACAATATTTGAAAGTCGGCCGGGATTTCCGATAAGGTTGTCTCAAGGTTCTGTGCATCTTCGGGAATTTGGTTCAATTTCTCGCAAGCTTCCAGAAAATCCGGAATTTTATCCTTTTGATCTATCAGATATGCGTATTCTTCGAGACTGGTGTTTAAAAGTTTTTGCAATGAGCCGGATGTTATAAACTCAATGATCTTTTCAAAGTTAATGTTTTCTGAAGGACATGCAACGGCTGATAAAATATCCACAACTATCGGATCCGCCATAAGCGACCTGTCGAGGCAATCAAACTCAACAGTTTGACGGATTGTCTCCTCATATTTACCAGATTGCTGTAACTTCCGCGCGATTGTCTCAGTCAGCTTAGACCCAAGCTTTCTCTCATCACTTTCCGTTGCTTCTTTGTTGTACTCAAGCGCGCGCTCATTAGCGGCACCGACAACCGCGTTCAGCAAAGTATTTTGCAAATTATTTGCAGATCCCGTCTCCTTGTCCATTCGCACTATTGACGGCTTCGCTTGCGGGTGAAGAGATTTATATTTATCCGTAAGCATCCGATCAATAACATCCAGCGCCTCCTGCTTATGCGACGTGATAACTACGGATTTTTTCTGTTCATTAGCCCAATACGTTATGGCGGCAATGGTATGCGATTTACCTGTTCCCGGAGGCCCGTCTACAACAATGATATGATTCTTTTCATTAGCCAACGCCAACAAAATACGTTTTTGGGAATTATTAACCGGGATCGGACTATTGGAAACGTACCGCGCTGGACTTTTTAGAGAAAACTTTTCAAGATATGTCTTATCAACCTCTTCCTGATGATTAGGAACTTTGCCCTGCACATATTGATCAATGAAATCGGCAAACCGGCTTGTTTCGTTCAATTCCATCTTGGTCATAAGCTCGGAATAATCTAAAAGTTTCTTGTCTTCATTGGTAACAGTCTGAAGCCCTATTCGATTTTTGATTACTGGAAAACTTTCATTCGCGTGTGTTACTCGGGAAAAAGACGGTTCCAAAATAAACGGTTCTTGAAATCCATATTGTGTCTGGATAAAGGTTTCCATTGCCCCCAAATGGGCTTTAGTGGTCGCGACAGCGGAGGCGCGCGGAACTGTTAAAACGCTGTCAAATTTAAAATAATTAACGGCCGGGGTATTTAAAAGCATCAAATTCCGGGGGAAAGAGAGCGTCACTTCTGAATTGGATGTCCGATACTCTACCTCTACAAAATACAACGGATATGCCTCGGCACCCCGTTCCATCATATGAAAAAACACAAAAAGAGAACCAAGCTGTGCAAAATCAGAATACTTCTGGAAATTATAATATAGATCGTAAATGACGATATCTTCCGTAGATTCAGAGAAGTATTTTAGCACGTCAGCGACATATTGTTGGCATCCGGAGAAATTACTACCGATCCTTTTGAGTTGTTCCAATTGCTGAGTTGCATAATTGGCTACACCAAAAATTGATGCAGGCGCATATTCAATATTGAGCTCATCCTTCTTTTGGTTAACAATCTTTTCCTGAAGTTCATTGAGCAATCGTTCAAGCTGGCGCCTAAATGCGATGTTAAAGGCGCGGATTCCTTCCTTTTGAGACAATTCTCTTTGCTGTGCAAGCAATGCCTTCCCTTCATCATCGTCTTGAACAATTTTTAGATCCCCATCATTATCAGCAATAAACATTTTATTTTGCTCAGCAACTTGCGTATATTCATCAGCGATGCATTTCTCAAGATAGTCCTTGTTAAATTTTCCTTTCAAAAGCTTTTCAATCTCAACAAGTAGTAAATCTTTAGGAATCAAGATAGTATATTCGCCTTGCTTAATCAAGATGGGAGATAAATTCCCCTCTTTAATTTTCTGGAGTAATGTTAATTGAAACTCCGGGAAGAGAGAAAGATCAAGCGTAAGCTCATTATTCGTCCATTTATAGTTAATAAGACGCCTGAAATTAAACCGCGTCTCAGTAAATGTCGCAAAATAATTTAATATCTCTTTTGGTAAATTCTTCATGGTGGTAATTATTTACGCTTTATATTCTTTCCCTTTGAAAATAGGCATAATTTTCGCCGTTTTTATATCATCCATGCAGAAACGTCCTTAGCCTGCAAATTTAAAATTAAAATTTACTTGTTCGTTCTCGCTTTAATAAATTCTTTCAAATCCTCCGGTTTCACTCGCCATTGGCCTATTTTAGTTGCACGGATTGACTTCTCCCGAATAAGCTCACGAATTCGGTATTCCGACAATCCGAGTTGCTTTGCAACCTGCTCTACAGTTAAATATCCTTTAAGCAACATAATATTACCTTTATTTGTTGATGTATTATGTCATCCAACATTTTCCCACATTATACAACATTTACTTTTTAATAACAACCCAAATATTTATCAGGTAATGTA
This is a stretch of genomic DNA from Syntrophales bacterium. It encodes these proteins:
- a CDS encoding AAA domain-containing protein — protein: MKNLPKEILNYFATFTETRFNFRRLINYKWTNNELTLDLSLFPEFQLTLLQKIKEGNLSPILIKQGEYTILIPKDLLLVEIEKLLKGKFNKDYLEKCIADEYTQVAEQNKMFIADNDGDLKIVQDDDEGKALLAQQRELSQKEGIRAFNIAFRRQLERLLNELQEKIVNQKKDELNIEYAPASIFGVANYATQQLEQLKRIGSNFSGCQQYVADVLKYFSESTEDIVIYDLYYNFQKYSDFAQLGSLFVFFHMMERGAEAYPLYFVEVEYRTSNSEVTLSFPRNLMLLNTPAVNYFKFDSVLTVPRASAVATTKAHLGAMETFIQTQYGFQEPFILEPSFSRVTHANESFPVIKNRIGLQTVTNEDKKLLDYSELMTKMELNETSRFADFIDQYVQGKVPNHQEEVDKTYLEKFSLKSPARYVSNSPIPVNNSQKRILLALANEKNHIIVVDGPPGTGKSHTIAAITYWANEQKKSVVITSHKQEALDVIDRMLTDKYKSLHPQAKPSIVRMDKETGSANNLQNTLLNAVVGAANERALEYNKEATESDERKLGSKLTETIARKLQQSGKYEETIRQTVEFDCLDRSLMADPIVVDILSAVACPSENINFEKIIEFITSGSLQKLLNTSLEEYAYLIDQKDKIPDFLEACEKLNQIPEDAQNLETTLSEIPADFQILLDGLKKYFKQNIKISEITTKHTSVGLFQKILGNAPKEEELKSLLIQLASLKFASVLKEASRILNIEKDNITIVDLALGVDKIRFAVSMRKYQTLLASYRALPGNSDKGISDVYEVFRKYKETNDLVNAEVYEALQALFNYYGVILRHFEISEGNLETLKKLEGHDDKIRKAWRWIQLHYYLSENARASAINLQDVQDYYKLKQKDIEYQNDIRLKNFNNHLGEMARIKVSYEGGKRFTIDEAKVLLNSISCIIAEPSTISKHFPMEEGLIDVLIIDEASQVSIADSISLILRAKQVVIFGDEYQYGAVSATNVSSRYSASYFSEIITAYADDYNTTVSEAAKKELVDEVSKEVSADEQESDTLLKPQDGTVLWLKTFNIRTSTLTFAKAIANYTTSLKEHFRSFPEIIGYSNDFFYKEAQMELVVNRIRTKPIGEVLQFVTVSTQGLAGPNTNLDEIEAICNDIKSRLDAGFKGTIGIITSFKEQQARMEQLINEKFNMAALRRDHKLVIWFVGDVQGEERDIVYYSFVEDKNLKNANLASIYPVIDGTADNIRSLKMQRLNVGFSRAKDTMVFVCSQPIEQFSNTRLGAALKHYYAVLESNKKNDFFVEDESVFGSPMEKKLYALLLDTKFVKEHRDYVKIIPQFDIGKYISAEYKVYIPKYRTDFLLTYAQGGKEATLILEYDGLEFHFKDPHEVNSLNFSQSYLDYDTARQLELESYGYPFLRINKFNLRPRTQGETEADVLNSLLEEKLQNYAKK
- a CDS encoding helix-turn-helix domain-containing protein; translation: MLLKGYLTVEQVAKQLGLSEYRIRELIREKSIRATKIGQWRVKPEDLKEFIKARTNK